In one window of Tenacibaculum mesophilum DNA:
- a CDS encoding NAD(P)-dependent oxidoreductase, translated as MKFGIIKERKNPPDRRVVFSPEKLQEFKEQFPQAEIVVESSDIRVFSDEAYTKAGFEVTNDVSDCDVLLGVKEVPVDNLIPNKKYFFFSHTIKKQPYNRKLLKAMLDRNIEMFDHETIIEENGARLIGFGRYAGLVGAYNGFRALGIREGLFNLPKVETLPDLDAVKVELDKITLPNIKILLTGTGKVAKGAQEILDHLQIKQVSDALYLTSEFTEPVYCIADVMEYAKRKDGKVGDKFEFYKDPTGYESNFMAYAKQTDFFIAGHFYGDGAPYLFTREDVKHPEFRIKYVADISCDIDGPVATTLRASTIADPIYGYNPETESEIDFKDEKAITVMAVDNLPCELPKDASEGFGEMFLEHVIPAFYNDDKDGILARSKMTTNTGKLTERYAYLQDYVDGKE; from the coding sequence ATGAAATTCGGAATTATTAAAGAACGTAAAAATCCACCAGATAGAAGAGTTGTGTTTTCTCCAGAAAAATTGCAAGAGTTTAAAGAACAGTTTCCTCAAGCAGAAATAGTCGTGGAAAGTTCTGATATCCGAGTTTTTTCTGATGAGGCTTACACAAAAGCAGGTTTTGAAGTAACCAATGATGTTTCTGATTGTGATGTGTTATTAGGAGTAAAAGAAGTTCCTGTAGACAATTTAATTCCAAATAAAAAATATTTTTTCTTTAGTCATACGATTAAAAAGCAACCATATAATCGTAAGTTGTTAAAAGCAATGCTTGATAGAAATATAGAAATGTTTGATCATGAAACCATTATTGAAGAAAATGGAGCTCGTTTAATTGGTTTTGGTCGTTATGCAGGTTTGGTAGGTGCTTATAATGGTTTTAGAGCCTTAGGCATACGTGAAGGATTGTTCAACTTACCCAAAGTAGAAACGTTACCCGATTTAGATGCTGTAAAAGTTGAATTAGATAAAATAACTTTACCAAACATCAAAATTTTACTAACAGGAACAGGAAAAGTAGCAAAAGGAGCCCAAGAAATTTTAGATCATTTACAAATTAAACAAGTAAGCGATGCTTTATATTTAACAAGTGAGTTTACTGAACCAGTATATTGTATAGCCGATGTTATGGAGTATGCCAAACGTAAAGATGGTAAAGTAGGAGATAAGTTTGAGTTTTATAAAGATCCAACAGGGTACGAAAGTAATTTTATGGCGTATGCGAAACAAACTGATTTCTTTATAGCAGGGCATTTTTATGGAGACGGAGCTCCGTATTTATTTACACGTGAAGATGTAAAACATCCTGAGTTTAGAATAAAGTATGTAGCAGATATTTCATGTGATATTGATGGACCAGTAGCAACAACACTTCGTGCGTCAACAATTGCAGACCCTATTTACGGTTACAACCCAGAAACAGAATCAGAAATTGACTTTAAAGACGAAAAAGCCATTACAGTAATGGCGGTTGATAATTTACCTTGTGAGTTACCAAAAGATGCAAGTGAAGGTTTTGGAGAAATGTTTTTGGAGCATGTAATTCCAGCATTTTATAATGATGATAAAGACGGAATTTTAGCTCGATCAAAAATGACAACAAATACTGGTAAATTAACCGAACGTTATGCATATTTGCAGGATTACGTAGACGGAAAAGAATAA
- a CDS encoding S8 family peptidase, with product MKKTLLSLTVVLTMISCSNNDEALDIKQDQDLLTKKEINSKIKESLQKTGDFKWMSQDAHTIWSAVNHGENILTIGYGTSKNNYARSEESTNIKDELIALVKSFESTSAKGETELYVNENINVLDIRVTNKETINVLLKDSRVRYIEPGGYSFLESTAQAKSSSSGSSGCGYGTATLSTNDYRTVAPGAKLPWSFDAHNISQAWNYSTGSGITVAVVDSGLSPEQKWMNQYFNDGYSSGRTVQKYGTFVDSWWAWSNNYDGVNDKCGHGTKMAAVATAPRNNDNLPVGVAYNANLVTYRAVENVVIDDYHEKRGIVEALTALANRSDVKVISMSLGSPFSIGNVSDAVKYAHSKGKMILAAGGTSTSFTTWYGVIFPASMSETVAVTGVKEGQYSKCDVCHTGSQIDFTVQMQRTNGTDNKIPVLSYYDGQANYVGGSSVATATTAGIAALVWAKHPSWSREQVLQKMRESADFYPNKHSEFGYGNIDALKAVQ from the coding sequence ATGAAAAAAACACTTTTAAGCCTAACGGTTGTTTTAACTATGATCTCATGTTCTAATAATGATGAAGCATTAGATATAAAACAAGATCAAGATTTACTTACCAAAAAAGAAATTAATTCAAAAATTAAGGAATCTTTACAAAAAACTGGAGATTTCAAATGGATGTCACAAGATGCTCATACTATATGGAGTGCAGTAAATCATGGAGAAAATATCTTAACAATTGGTTATGGTACTTCAAAAAACAATTATGCTAGGAGTGAAGAAAGTACTAATATAAAAGATGAGTTAATAGCATTAGTAAAAAGCTTTGAATCAACTTCTGCTAAGGGAGAAACGGAGCTGTATGTAAATGAAAATATTAATGTATTAGATATTAGAGTTACTAACAAGGAAACAATAAATGTCTTATTAAAAGATAGTAGAGTTCGTTATATAGAACCGGGAGGTTATAGTTTTTTAGAGTCTACTGCACAAGCTAAGTCAAGTTCATCAGGTTCTTCAGGATGTGGCTATGGTACGGCTACTTTAAGCACCAATGACTATAGAACAGTAGCACCAGGAGCTAAATTACCATGGTCTTTTGATGCGCACAATATTTCACAAGCTTGGAATTACAGTACTGGGTCAGGAATTACTGTAGCAGTAGTTGATTCAGGTCTATCACCAGAACAAAAATGGATGAATCAATATTTTAACGATGGATATTCATCAGGAAGAACAGTTCAGAAATATGGAACGTTTGTAGATTCTTGGTGGGCGTGGTCTAATAATTATGATGGAGTAAATGATAAGTGTGGTCATGGAACCAAAATGGCTGCAGTAGCGACTGCTCCAAGAAATAATGACAACTTACCTGTAGGGGTTGCTTACAATGCAAACTTAGTAACGTATAGGGCTGTTGAAAATGTAGTAATTGATGATTATCATGAAAAAAGAGGTATTGTTGAGGCGTTAACAGCCTTGGCAAATAGAAGTGATGTAAAAGTTATTTCTATGTCATTAGGTTCTCCTTTTAGTATTGGTAATGTATCGGATGCAGTAAAGTATGCACATAGCAAAGGAAAAATGATTTTAGCAGCAGGAGGAACATCTACTTCGTTTACTACTTGGTATGGAGTAATTTTTCCAGCAAGTATGTCTGAAACTGTTGCGGTAACAGGTGTTAAAGAAGGACAATATAGTAAGTGTGATGTATGTCATACCGGATCACAAATAGATTTTACGGTACAAATGCAACGTACTAACGGAACGGATAATAAAATTCCTGTATTGAGTTATTATGATGGACAAGCAAATTATGTAGGAGGTTCATCTGTAGCAACAGCAACAACTGCTGGTATTGCAGCGTTAGTATGGGCAAAACATCCAAGTTGGTCAAGAGAACAAGTTTTACAAAAAATGAGAGAATCGGCTGATTTTTATCCGAACAAACATTCAGAGTTTGGATATGGAAATATTGATGCTCTAAAAGCAGTTCAATAA
- a CDS encoding winged helix-turn-helix domain-containing protein, whose amino-acid sequence MKNIILNINKAFDHRIRLGIMSVLMVNEYAEFTTLKELLGATDGNLASHTKALEKVEFIRIEKQFIGRKPNTRYYATELGKQEFKKHIDALEKLIKNK is encoded by the coding sequence TTGAAAAACATTATTCTAAATATAAATAAAGCTTTTGATCATAGAATCAGACTCGGAATTATGTCTGTTCTTATGGTTAATGAATATGCTGAATTTACTACATTAAAAGAATTATTAGGTGCTACAGATGGTAATTTGGCAAGCCATACCAAAGCATTAGAAAAAGTTGAATTTATTAGGATAGAAAAACAATTTATTGGTAGAAAACCCAATACAAGATACTATGCTACAGAGCTTGGTAAGCAAGAATTTAAAAAACATATTGACGCTTTAGAAAAGCTAATTAAAAATAAATAA
- a CDS encoding ribosomal maturation YjgA family protein → MKFNIKYFIAFIFLLLLEIIIAQTSGFIRHTFGDFLVVILLFYLVKAFFNFSDKNTGVSVLIFAYLVEFLQLTPLLEFLGLENNRLAVIVFGTTFSIGDLVAYTLGIVTVLLLEKFLTRKLSSNLS, encoded by the coding sequence ATGAAATTCAATATAAAATACTTCATTGCCTTTATATTTCTTCTTTTGTTAGAAATTATAATAGCTCAAACTTCAGGGTTTATAAGACATACTTTTGGTGACTTTTTAGTCGTTATCTTACTTTTTTATTTGGTGAAAGCTTTCTTTAACTTCTCTGATAAAAACACTGGAGTTTCAGTACTTATTTTTGCTTATTTAGTAGAATTTTTACAGTTAACTCCTCTTCTAGAATTTCTCGGTTTAGAAAATAACCGATTGGCAGTAATCGTATTTGGTACTACTTTTAGTATTGGTGATTTAGTAGCTTATACCTTAGGAATTGTCACTGTTTTACTTTTAGAAAAATTTTTAACTCGCAAATTATCTTCTAATCTTTCGTAA
- a CDS encoding M28 family peptidase, with the protein MKKVLYPLALVSVSILLSCKQTKNTSSEVAMNTVEVTQKNENKEELIDSVLVRKHLYTLASDEMEGRKPGTEGMEKATQYIENEYKRIGLKTFDTLTTYRQNFEYKGIKMSNIIGLLEGKSKKDEFVIVSAHHDHLGVKKDGEGDRIFNGANDDASGVTGVLSLAEYYAKKGNNERSILFVCFTAEEMGLVGSEYFGKGIDANKFVAGINLELIGKQPKTGPKTAWLTGFDKSDFGKIIQKNLEGSGYKLFPDPYPKFQLFLRSDNASLARLGVPSHTFSTTPIDIDADYHKVTDEAETLNMTVLTETVKAVARGTQSIIEGKDTPTRVKME; encoded by the coding sequence ATGAAAAAAGTTTTATATCCATTAGCACTTGTAAGTGTATCAATTTTACTGTCGTGTAAGCAAACTAAAAATACTAGTAGCGAGGTTGCTATGAATACTGTTGAGGTAACTCAGAAAAATGAAAATAAAGAAGAGTTAATTGATTCTGTTTTAGTAAGAAAACACTTATATACACTTGCTTCAGATGAAATGGAAGGTAGAAAACCAGGTACTGAGGGAATGGAAAAAGCAACTCAGTATATAGAAAATGAATACAAAAGAATTGGTTTAAAAACTTTTGATACATTAACTACGTATCGCCAAAATTTTGAGTATAAAGGAATCAAGATGAGTAATATTATAGGCTTGTTAGAAGGGAAGTCTAAAAAAGATGAGTTTGTTATTGTATCTGCACATCACGATCATTTAGGGGTAAAGAAAGACGGGGAAGGAGATCGAATTTTTAATGGTGCGAATGATGATGCTTCTGGTGTTACTGGTGTATTATCATTGGCTGAATATTATGCTAAAAAAGGAAACAATGAGCGTAGTATTTTGTTTGTATGTTTTACTGCTGAAGAAATGGGGTTGGTAGGCTCTGAGTACTTTGGAAAAGGAATTGATGCGAATAAGTTTGTAGCGGGAATTAATTTAGAGTTAATAGGGAAACAACCTAAAACAGGACCAAAAACAGCATGGTTAACTGGTTTTGATAAATCGGATTTTGGTAAAATAATTCAAAAGAACTTGGAAGGGTCAGGATATAAGTTATTTCCAGATCCATACCCTAAATTTCAATTATTCTTACGATCAGACAATGCTTCTCTAGCACGTTTAGGGGTGCCGTCTCATACATTTTCAACCACTCCGATTGATATCGATGCGGATTATCATAAAGTAACAGATGAAGCTGAAACCTTAAATATGACTGTATTAACAGAAACTGTTAAAGCAGTTGCTAGAGGAACTCAAAGTATTATTGAAGGAAAAGACACGCCTACTAGAGTAAAGATGGAGTAA
- the creD gene encoding cell envelope integrity protein CreD translates to MEISNKQNGRFGKWVKTSITARMLMIGFLILILLIPLSFIKSLIVERMNRQQEVVQEINQKWGKEVLLYGPILKIPYKTYKEKFVRNQKTKETQTEIEEKIKYAYFFPKKLNVKSSINPEEKKRGIYKTAVYNSKIDIDGSFTTPDFSEKDINEKDILWNKARLIIKTSNLKGVNNLVEIKLNKNNYAFTSKYEDDASNEKAYYNYLNLHKLESKFLNEEDLPKKSDTNFNLSLSINGSKQIRFIPIGKETTVHINSDWKTANFIGEYLPFNSDKISENGFNAKWKILDINRPFSQQSFNGIPNLKEYAFGVNFMIPVDEYQKSERSAKYGFMVIGLTFLIFFLIQTMSKISIHPFQYLMIGVALTMFYTLLISISEHSSFLKAYLIASIAVVLLISLYSKSILKSNKFPLFVGASLTTLYAFIFVIIQLENYALLVGSVGLFIILASVMYASRKIDWQNG, encoded by the coding sequence ATGGAAATATCAAACAAACAAAACGGAAGATTCGGAAAGTGGGTAAAAACATCAATTACAGCTAGGATGCTAATGATTGGATTTTTAATTCTCATACTTTTAATTCCTTTATCTTTTATTAAAAGTTTAATTGTTGAGCGAATGAATCGACAGCAAGAAGTTGTACAAGAAATCAATCAAAAATGGGGTAAAGAGGTCTTGCTATATGGACCTATTTTAAAAATTCCCTACAAAACTTATAAAGAGAAATTTGTTCGAAATCAAAAGACAAAAGAAACTCAAACTGAGATTGAAGAAAAGATTAAATATGCTTACTTTTTTCCGAAGAAACTAAATGTCAAATCTTCTATAAACCCTGAAGAGAAAAAGCGTGGTATTTATAAAACAGCTGTATATAATAGTAAAATAGATATTGATGGCAGTTTTACAACACCTGATTTTAGTGAAAAAGATATTAATGAAAAAGACATACTTTGGAACAAAGCTCGTTTAATTATTAAAACTTCTAATTTAAAGGGGGTAAACAATTTAGTTGAAATAAAACTGAATAAAAACAACTACGCTTTTACTTCTAAATATGAAGATGATGCTAGTAATGAAAAAGCCTACTACAACTATTTAAACCTTCATAAATTAGAAAGTAAATTTTTAAATGAAGAAGACCTTCCTAAAAAATCAGACACGAACTTTAATCTATCACTAAGCATCAATGGTAGCAAACAAATTCGTTTTATTCCTATCGGAAAAGAAACAACTGTTCATATAAATTCTGACTGGAAAACCGCTAATTTTATTGGAGAATACCTTCCTTTTAACTCCGACAAAATCTCTGAAAATGGCTTTAATGCTAAATGGAAAATACTGGATATAAATAGACCTTTCTCTCAACAATCTTTTAACGGAATTCCTAACTTAAAAGAATATGCTTTTGGTGTAAACTTTATGATTCCTGTAGACGAATACCAAAAAAGTGAACGATCTGCTAAATATGGCTTTATGGTTATTGGACTTACATTCTTAATTTTCTTTCTAATTCAAACAATGAGTAAAATATCCATTCATCCCTTTCAATATTTAATGATTGGCGTTGCCTTAACTATGTTTTATACCTTACTAATATCAATTTCTGAACATAGTAGCTTTTTAAAAGCTTACTTAATAGCTTCGATAGCTGTTGTATTGCTAATTTCTTTGTATTCTAAATCCATTTTAAAAAGTAATAAATTTCCTTTATTTGTTGGAGCTTCTCTTACCACATTATATGCCTTTATTTTTGTAATTATTCAACTAGAAAATTATGCTCTTTTGGTAGGTAGTGTAGGACTGTTTATAATTCTTGCTTCAGTGATGTATGCTTCAAGAAAAATAGATTGGCAAAACGGTTAA
- the kdsA gene encoding 3-deoxy-8-phosphooctulonate synthase: MALTDIPNIKHTDSNNFFLLAGPCAIEGEDMAMRIAEKAITITDKLEIPYVFKGSFKKANRSRIDSFTGIGDEKALKILRKVSETFNVPTVTDIHEVSDAEKAAQYVDVLQIPAFLVRQTDLVVAAAKTGKVVNLKKGQFMSPEAMQHAVKKVHDAGNKKAWITDRGTMFGYQDMIVDFRGIPTMRQYAPTVLDVTHSLQQPNQSSGVTGGRPDMIETIARAGVVNNVDGLFIETHFDPANAKSDGANMLHLDYLESLLTNLVSIRKTINNL, from the coding sequence ATGGCTTTAACTGATATTCCAAACATAAAACATACTGATTCAAACAACTTTTTCTTACTTGCTGGTCCTTGTGCCATCGAAGGAGAAGATATGGCAATGCGTATTGCTGAAAAGGCAATTACCATTACTGACAAATTAGAAATTCCTTATGTATTTAAAGGAAGTTTTAAAAAAGCGAATCGTAGTAGAATAGATAGTTTTACAGGAATTGGTGATGAAAAAGCATTAAAAATTTTACGTAAAGTTTCTGAAACTTTTAATGTTCCTACCGTAACCGACATTCATGAAGTTTCTGATGCTGAAAAAGCTGCTCAATATGTAGATGTATTACAAATTCCTGCTTTCTTAGTTCGTCAAACCGATTTAGTAGTTGCTGCTGCTAAAACTGGTAAAGTTGTGAATTTGAAAAAAGGACAATTTATGAGTCCTGAAGCCATGCAACATGCTGTAAAAAAAGTTCATGATGCAGGAAATAAAAAAGCGTGGATAACTGATAGAGGTACGATGTTTGGGTACCAAGATATGATTGTTGATTTCCGCGGAATTCCTACGATGCGTCAATACGCTCCTACTGTGTTAGATGTTACCCACTCCTTGCAACAACCAAACCAATCAAGCGGTGTTACTGGTGGGCGTCCTGATATGATTGAAACCATTGCTCGTGCTGGTGTAGTAAATAATGTAGATGGTTTATTTATAGAAACACATTTTGATCCTGCAAATGCAAAAAGTGATGGAGCTAACATGTTACACCTTGATTATTTAGAAAGTTTGTTAACCAACTTGGTTAGCATTAGAAAAACTATTAATAATTTATAG
- a CDS encoding transporter family protein, which yields MKKFYTLLFFSILLGISITSYGQGLYDGFTPKKNSLSITTSFTKSEYEKFYLGKTKQNATPVHEKINQNIYSLYAKYGITDRLSAIVSIPFIDATNTSNQPDPVNGLTSISEVQDISIALKFNAHKFQFKSGDLNIITGITTVIPTGYEPNGILSIGNGGFGFDLKAGLHLNTNVGFFSTIFAGYNLRGNADNNLTPGGDFGVPNAFTTTGKIGYASSFIYVEAWADYYNSEEGVDIGSPSFKGNFPETDVDYKSVGITVYKNILPKLGIGAGYGKVIDGRNIGESSTYSVSLTYNVL from the coding sequence ATGAAAAAATTTTACACCCTCCTATTCTTTTCTATTTTATTAGGAATTTCAATAACCTCTTACGGTCAAGGTCTATATGATGGCTTTACTCCAAAGAAAAATAGTTTATCTATTACTACTTCTTTTACCAAAAGCGAGTATGAAAAATTTTATCTAGGTAAAACTAAACAAAACGCTACTCCTGTTCATGAAAAGATTAATCAGAATATTTATTCTCTTTATGCAAAATATGGTATCACTGATCGACTTTCAGCTATTGTAAGCATTCCTTTTATTGATGCTACAAATACTAGTAATCAACCAGACCCTGTAAACGGGTTAACCTCTATCTCTGAAGTTCAAGACATTTCAATAGCTTTAAAGTTTAATGCGCATAAGTTTCAGTTTAAAAGTGGAGATTTAAATATTATAACAGGTATTACTACCGTTATTCCTACAGGGTATGAGCCAAACGGAATATTATCTATTGGTAACGGAGGCTTCGGATTTGATTTAAAAGCTGGTTTACACTTAAACACAAACGTTGGCTTTTTCTCTACCATTTTTGCAGGTTACAACTTAAGAGGAAATGCTGATAATAATTTAACTCCTGGTGGTGACTTTGGTGTTCCTAATGCCTTTACCACTACTGGTAAAATTGGTTATGCTAGTAGCTTTATTTATGTAGAAGCTTGGGCAGATTATTATAACTCAGAAGAAGGAGTAGATATCGGAAGCCCTTCATTTAAAGGTAATTTCCCTGAAACTGATGTAGATTATAAGAGTGTGGGTATAACTGTTTATAAAAATATTCTTCCTAAACTAGGAATTGGAGCTGGTTACGGTAAAGTAATAGATGGTAGAAATATTGGTGAATCTTCTACTTACTCTGTAAGCCTAACGTATAATGTCCTATAA
- a CDS encoding DUF4136 domain-containing protein, with translation MKYYKYFFLLVIIGCASSKVVYDYDSQTDFSQYKTFNFFEDAGKGLNELDVKRVTYEITTALEAKGMRLTENPDMYINILAEERESLNRNTIGVGLGSGGRNVGFGISGGIPIESRKINQQLTIDFVESKDNQLIWQGIATSEIREKATPEQKKLHFQKVIGKVINNYPPK, from the coding sequence ATGAAGTATTACAAATATTTTTTTCTGTTAGTTATTATTGGTTGTGCCTCTTCTAAAGTGGTATATGATTACGATAGCCAAACAGATTTTAGTCAGTATAAGACCTTCAATTTTTTTGAAGATGCAGGTAAAGGTTTAAATGAATTAGATGTAAAAAGAGTCACTTATGAAATAACGACTGCTTTGGAAGCTAAAGGGATGCGATTAACTGAAAACCCAGATATGTATATTAATATTTTAGCTGAAGAAAGAGAGTCTCTTAATAGAAATACGATAGGTGTTGGTTTAGGAAGTGGAGGAAGAAATGTAGGGTTTGGAATATCAGGAGGTATTCCTATTGAAAGTAGAAAAATAAACCAGCAGTTAACCATTGATTTTGTTGAAAGTAAAGACAACCAGTTAATATGGCAAGGAATTGCTACTAGTGAAATAAGAGAAAAAGCAACACCAGAACAAAAGAAATTACATTTTCAAAAAGTAATTGGTAAAGTGATTAATAATTATCCTCCAAAATAA
- a CDS encoding DUF1801 domain-containing protein, whose product MKPAEEYILKQPEPFKSILLHLQVLIEGNFQILELKYKWKIPVYYVNGKQLCYINASHKKGFVDVGFWAKGILQDFDTFLVSEGRAVVKSLRYSSIEEINEEILLQVIGEVAKHNHKGFWRKD is encoded by the coding sequence ATGAAACCAGCCGAAGAATACATACTTAAACAGCCAGAACCATTCAAGTCTATTTTACTGCATTTACAAGTACTGATAGAAGGGAATTTTCAAATTTTAGAATTAAAATACAAATGGAAAATTCCAGTATATTATGTTAATGGTAAGCAATTATGTTATATAAATGCATCCCATAAAAAAGGATTTGTTGACGTTGGATTTTGGGCAAAAGGTATTTTACAGGACTTTGATACTTTTTTAGTTTCAGAAGGAAGAGCAGTTGTAAAATCACTTCGTTATTCATCAATAGAAGAAATTAATGAAGAAATACTACTACAAGTTATAGGAGAAGTAGCAAAACACAATCATAAAGGTTTTTGGAGGAAAGATTAA
- a CDS encoding DUF3820 family protein, translated as MIPDKQFLIDTANMRMPFGKYKGTYLIDIPEYYIVWYKNKGFPQGKLGTMLELVYELKLNGLEDILRKIRR; from the coding sequence ATGATACCAGACAAACAGTTCTTAATTGATACAGCAAACATGAGAATGCCTTTTGGTAAATACAAAGGAACGTATTTAATTGACATTCCTGAGTATTATATTGTTTGGTATAAGAATAAAGGATTTCCACAAGGGAAACTAGGCACAATGCTAGAGCTAGTTTACGAATTGAAGTTAAACGGACTAGAAGACATTTTACGAAAGATTAGAAGATAA
- a CDS encoding transglutaminase domain-containing protein, whose protein sequence is MKQLLFLFFLATTIVSAQDFSLIEEKVNGYSKINEVERLAQQIESDFKTNEQQVQAAFYWLSHNIRYDLDAFYRPKNKRISFRYRNEQEKLAKLQAIKDDIVNQTLLTRKAVCEGYAQTFAKICSILQIENEVIKGYIRNSSNDIANPKINSNHAWNAVKLNGKWIYIDATWAAGVVNNNRWQPLFNAYYYNIPKEKYFKTHFPEKTLWQLRVGRMGKKDFYNQPIYDASFLKSDLELISPLKGILDKKATIELKIKNIHPNQSIFLGYSGYRYAVKPDKISTKNNITTVTTTPLDNSKQLFLIVDKEVMLEFLIE, encoded by the coding sequence ATGAAACAACTTCTTTTTTTATTCTTTCTAGCTACTACTATCGTAAGTGCACAAGACTTTTCTTTAATTGAAGAGAAAGTAAATGGGTATTCTAAAATTAATGAAGTAGAACGTCTGGCTCAACAGATAGAAAGCGATTTTAAAACTAACGAACAACAAGTACAAGCTGCTTTTTATTGGCTTAGCCATAATATACGATATGATTTGGATGCATTTTATCGTCCAAAAAACAAACGAATTTCTTTTAGATACAGGAATGAGCAAGAGAAATTAGCAAAGCTACAGGCTATAAAAGACGATATTGTTAACCAAACTCTATTAACTCGTAAAGCAGTTTGTGAAGGTTATGCACAAACTTTTGCTAAAATATGCTCTATACTTCAAATTGAAAACGAAGTTATAAAAGGGTACATCAGAAATTCATCAAATGATATAGCTAATCCTAAAATCAATTCCAATCATGCTTGGAACGCTGTTAAATTGAATGGAAAGTGGATTTATATTGATGCCACCTGGGCAGCTGGAGTTGTAAATAATAACAGATGGCAACCTTTATTTAATGCTTACTACTATAACATTCCTAAAGAAAAATACTTTAAAACACATTTTCCAGAAAAAACACTTTGGCAGTTAAGAGTTGGTAGAATGGGGAAAAAAGACTTTTACAATCAGCCTATTTACGATGCTTCTTTTTTAAAATCTGACTTAGAGCTAATTTCACCTTTAAAAGGGATATTAGATAAAAAAGCTACTATTGAACTAAAAATTAAAAACATACACCCTAATCAATCAATATTCTTAGGCTATAGTGGATATCGATATGCTGTTAAACCAGATAAAATATCTACTAAAAATAATATTACTACAGTTACAACAACTCCACTTGATAATAGCAAACAGCTATTTTTAATCGTAGATAAAGAGGTAATGCTTGAATTTTTAATTGAATAA